Genomic segment of Caproiciproducens sp. NJN-50:
AGGAAATCGAAGAGCTGATCGGGATCATGCGCAGCCTGATCAGCGACGGGAAAACCATCATCATTATCACGCACAAGCTCAAGGAAATCAAAGCCTCCTCCAATGTCTGCACGATCATCCGGCGCGGGCACAAGATCGACACGGTTCCGGTCGCGGAAGTGGACGAGGAACAGTTGGCCACCATGATGGTCGGGCACGCCGTCAAGCTCGTCGTCGACAAAACGCCCGCCAAGCCGGGGGACACCATTTTTGAAATCGACCATCTGACGGTCAAAAACGAGCGCGGGCTGGAAGCGGTGCGCGATCTTTCCCTGAAAGTCCGGCGCGGCGAAATTCTGGGAATCGCCGGAATCGACGGCAACGGCCAGAAGGAGCTGGTGGAGGCGATCACCTGCCTGACCCGCGCGGAAAGCGGCACGATCACGATCGGCGGGGCCGAGATCCAGAATACGACGCCGCGGAACGTGATCGACCACAGGGTCTCCACGGTCCACGAGGACCGCCAGAGGCGCGGGCTCGTCCTCCCCTTTACAGTGGCGGAAAACACGGTGATCGAAAAATACCGCACCCCGGAGTTCAGCAGACACGGAAAAATCGACCGCTCCAGAATGGCCGCATACACCCGGCAGTTGATCGAGGATTACGACATCCGCCCGGCGGGCTGTGAAAACCAGCCGGTGCGCGGCTTGTCCGGCGGCAACCAGCAGAAGGTCATCATCGCGCGGGAAATTTCCAACGAGCCGGACCTGCTCATCGCGGTCCAGCCGACGCGCGGGCTGGACGTCGGCGCGGTCGAGTACGTGCATAAAATGCTGGTGCGGGAGCGCGACGCGGGCAGGGCGGTCCTTCTGATCTCCCTGGAGCTGGACGAGGTCATGAACGTCGCGGACACGATCGGCGTCATCTACGCGGGAAGCATCGTCGCTTCCTTCCCGCAGGGACAAGTGGACGAAAACACCATCGGACTTTTAATGGCGGGAGGCAGGATGAATGAAACTGGCAGCGAAAATACTTAAAAAACCGATCGCCTCGACGCTGATCGCCGTTCTGTTCGGATTTATCGTCGCCGCGGTCGTTCTGGCCGTCGCGGGCTACAATCCATGGCAGT
This window contains:
- a CDS encoding ABC transporter ATP-binding protein is translated as MEVSTEYAVQMHGITKLFGSFCALDHVDLDVKKGSIHAVLGENGAGKSTLMNILYGLYQADSGEIYLNGEKAAIKNPNAAIEHGIGMVHQHFMLVDNFTVTQNIILGNEVTGKFGILDMKKARGEILNIVKKYGLEVDPDSKIEDISVGMQQRVEILKALYRGADLLILDEPTAVLTPQEIEELIGIMRSLISDGKTIIIITHKLKEIKASSNVCTIIRRGHKIDTVPVAEVDEEQLATMMVGHAVKLVVDKTPAKPGDTIFEIDHLTVKNERGLEAVRDLSLKVRRGEILGIAGIDGNGQKELVEAITCLTRAESGTITIGGAEIQNTTPRNVIDHRVSTVHEDRQRRGLVLPFTVAENTVIEKYRTPEFSRHGKIDRSRMAAYTRQLIEDYDIRPAGCENQPVRGLSGGNQQKVIIAREISNEPDLLIAVQPTRGLDVGAVEYVHKMLVRERDAGRAVLLISLELDEVMNVADTIGVIYAGSIVASFPQGQVDENTIGLLMAGGRMNETGSENT